In a single window of the Mesoplodon densirostris isolate mMesDen1 chromosome 18, mMesDen1 primary haplotype, whole genome shotgun sequence genome:
- the GNGT2 gene encoding guanine nucleotide-binding protein G(I)/G(S)/G(O) subunit gamma-T2, which translates to MAQELSEKELLKMEVEQLKKEVKNPRAPISKTGKEIKDFVEAEAGNDPLLKGIPEDKNPFKEKGGCMTS; encoded by the exons ATGGCCCAGGAGCTCAGCGAGAAGGAGCTCTTAAAGATGGAGGTGGAGCAGCTGAAGAAGGAAGTGAAGAACCCAAGAGCTCCG ATTTCTAAGACAGGAAAGGAAATCAAGGATTTCGTGGAGGCCGAAGCAGGAAACGACCCTCTTCTCAAAGGCATCCCTGAGGACAAGAATCCCTTCAAGGAAAAAGGCGGTTGTATGACAAGCTGA